In Desulfomonilaceae bacterium, the genomic window TGGAACCTTATGGAAGATCGAGTTCAGAGACGGGTCTGATGACGCCCTGGCGAAAATATTTCTCGAAGACGGCAAAGTTGCAGGATTTTGGTTTCAATAATGTCTGAATTGGCCTCAAAGAATCAAAACAAATACACATCAAAAAGTTGTTGAGGTTCAACCGATGGGACTCAGTTGAGCCCCCCTGATTTCAACCAACCTTTCGTAGTTGGACGAATTCAGACTCCTGTAGGGCCTGTTCCTCAAGTGTCGGCGAACCTGCGCTTCGGTGATCACCAGGGAACTGTCAAAGCCCGTTTCGGTATCGGACGAATGAGCTATAAAGCCGATCCTGGTCTTTATGCCCTTGGAGCCCCCGATGGTCTTTCCCCCGTACTGGTAACCTCGAATTACAAACTGACATTTGATTCGTTGAGATCTGCTCTGCCGGGAAGAAACCTATGGATATTGGTGGTGGATACCGACGGCGTAAATGTTTGGTGCTCTGCGGGGAAAGGTTCTTTTTCGGCTGAAGAGGTTGCTTTTCGAATCGATCTGGGCGGCCTGAACAGGATCGTGAATCACAGACGTGTCATTCTGCCTCAACTATCGGCGCCTGGAGTAGCGTCCCATACGCTAAAAAAGCTGTCCGGCTTCCGGGCTGTTTTCGGTCCGGTGCAGGCTGCCGATATTCCAAAATTTCTTGATTCAGGGTTTAAAGCTACTGCAGAGATGCGCAAGAAGGATTTCCCGCTGTGGGAAAGGATTGAACTGATTCCTATCGAGCTGCTTTCGGGCGTCAAGTTAGGCTTTGCGCTTATTCTCCTCTTTTTGCTGGCTTCCGGTTTTAGTGGAAGTGGCCCGTTTTTTAGCAATATTCTAACCCAATGGTCATTTGTGACTTCTATCATCCTATGCGCAATTCTGGCAGGGAACATCATTACTCCTGCGCTGTTGCCGTGGGTACCGGCCAAGTCTTTTTCCTTAAAAGGCGTATTAGTTGGGATCATGGTGCTTGCGGTTTTTTCTTTTTCGATTCGAGGTCGCTACAGCTCTTTTACAACCTTTCTAGCGGACATGGGGCCATGGTTCCTGATAGCGCCATCCTTATCAGCCTATTTTGCCATGAATTTCACCGGGTGCTCCACCTTCACCTCTCTTTCCGGCGTGAAAAGGGAAATGAAGTTTGCGGCTCCAGCTATGGCGGGAGCTTTTGCGATCGGATCCATCGCATGGTTTATTATACCTTTTGTTCAATGAAGGACTGAAAATTCATGTTCGGGTTCACCTATCTCAGTAATGTAGTCACATTGGAGTACGATCCGGAAAATTGCACTGGCTGCGGTGTTTGTGTCGAAGTATGTCCGCAGGGTGTGCTGGCCCGGAAAAACGGGAAGATCATGGTAACAAATCGCGACGCCTGCATGGAATGCGGAGCGTGCCGAAAAAATTGTATTTACGGAGCTATTTCCGTTCGATCAGGTGTAGGTTGCGCGACAGCGGTGATCAACTCGGCTTTGGGCCGAAAGAGTTCCTCTTGCTGTTGTGTAATTGAAGAAGATGAAGACGACGGTTGTAAACCGAAAACCGGACTTAACGTTGGTCCCCACAAATCCTCGTGTTGTTGATCTCTACCTTGCTGTTCTATTTTTGACCTTTTGATTAACTTGAACCTTTGAGGTCCGTTAGAATTGACGCCGCGGTCTCAAGTCTCTCAAGATTTACCCCAGTTTTAAAACCGAGCGCTTCCACTAGTCTGACTAGTTTTTCCGTAGCAACGTTGCCTGCCGCTCC contains:
- the hgcA gene encoding mercury methylation corrinoid protein HgcA yields the protein MSPPDFNQPFVVGRIQTPVGPVPQVSANLRFGDHQGTVKARFGIGRMSYKADPGLYALGAPDGLSPVLVTSNYKLTFDSLRSALPGRNLWILVVDTDGVNVWCSAGKGSFSAEEVAFRIDLGGLNRIVNHRRVILPQLSAPGVASHTLKKLSGFRAVFGPVQAADIPKFLDSGFKATAEMRKKDFPLWERIELIPIELLSGVKLGFALILLFLLASGFSGSGPFFSNILTQWSFVTSIILCAILAGNIITPALLPWVPAKSFSLKGVLVGIMVLAVFSFSIRGRYSSFTTFLADMGPWFLIAPSLSAYFAMNFTGCSTFTSLSGVKREMKFAAPAMAGAFAIGSIAWFIIPFVQ
- the hgcB gene encoding mercury methylation ferredoxin HgcB → MFGFTYLSNVVTLEYDPENCTGCGVCVEVCPQGVLARKNGKIMVTNRDACMECGACRKNCIYGAISVRSGVGCATAVINSALGRKSSSCCCVIEEDEDDGCKPKTGLNVGPHKSSCC